The following coding sequences are from one uncultured Desulfobacter sp. window:
- a CDS encoding glycosyltransferase family 4 protein, translated as MNNFYKIIHTSSRPLWGNREQRILCESLWMEKNGHQVVIIAPGDSPLFKKAKKTGLMVYPISFKALAGIGEYGRLKQIFTGEQPFVVNAHGKGDAKLALKAAQATGVPCRIMSRHNGRRVKNTWSNKKIYKTRSHYVFTTSKESKSHLRQTFALSDLQIFSFPDGIIMPDTDIYIDRAKRSAGRQMLADTLGLEPDTRFIGVFGTINAQNKQLLRTTVAQLDGHFPSHHLVMFDAPSPQDTLDETLSSRVHMLQVTEETKASYQALDCCIYLPDYHNFYQGVPFEVTMAMACFCPVIGPDAPGIKEILIDNKTGKIFNPKQPESLQKIINWILNTPPDLLTLIRTARTRVEKHHTMDAVGRDILRIYRLRQIKLDRRFQMTS; from the coding sequence ATGAACAATTTTTATAAAATCATCCATACGTCAAGTCGCCCCCTGTGGGGTAACAGAGAACAACGAATTCTTTGCGAATCGCTGTGGATGGAAAAAAATGGTCACCAGGTAGTGATCATTGCTCCTGGTGACAGTCCTTTGTTCAAAAAAGCCAAAAAGACCGGCTTGATGGTCTATCCCATCTCCTTTAAAGCATTGGCCGGCATCGGCGAATACGGCAGACTCAAACAGATATTCACCGGCGAACAGCCGTTTGTGGTCAATGCCCACGGCAAGGGCGATGCAAAATTGGCTCTAAAGGCAGCCCAGGCAACAGGTGTTCCCTGCCGAATCATGTCCCGCCACAATGGGAGACGGGTAAAAAACACCTGGTCCAATAAAAAAATTTATAAAACCCGGTCCCACTATGTTTTCACAACCTCAAAGGAGAGCAAAAGCCATCTAAGGCAGACGTTTGCCCTGTCAGACTTGCAGATATTTTCTTTTCCCGACGGCATTATCATGCCTGATACCGACATCTATATCGACAGGGCGAAGCGATCAGCTGGCAGGCAGATGCTGGCGGACACATTGGGTTTAGAACCAGATACCCGGTTCATTGGTGTTTTCGGTACAATAAACGCCCAGAACAAGCAGCTGCTAAGAACAACAGTAGCGCAGCTTGACGGGCACTTTCCATCTCACCACCTGGTGATGTTCGATGCTCCAAGCCCCCAAGACACCCTGGATGAAACGCTCTCTTCCCGGGTGCATATGCTTCAGGTGACGGAAGAAACAAAGGCCTCCTATCAGGCACTTGACTGCTGTATCTACCTTCCGGACTACCACAATTTTTACCAGGGAGTGCCCTTTGAGGTGACAATGGCCATGGCCTGCTTTTGCCCGGTGATCGGCCCGGATGCTCCGGGTATAAAAGAGATTCTCATAGATAACAAAACAGGTAAAATCTTTAACCCCAAACAACCAGAATCCTTACAAAAGATCATTAACTGGATACTAAACACCCCCCCGGATCTACTGACACTGATCCGGACAGCCCGAACCAGGGTTGAAAAACACCACACCATGGATGCGGTAGGCAGGGACATCTTGCGCATCTACCGGCTACGCCAGATAAAACTCGATCGACGTTTTCAAATGACCTCTTAA
- a CDS encoding GAF domain-containing protein, giving the protein MSFQNKIDLDTYKLIIETFTNSDDLTVMGSQLTSLLIGATGAKGATLFILNTEKEELEILATEGLSPNYVNKGPILVDQSITHEANQKPVIVKDIQSSDVLQYPEKAIDEGIRSIVSLPISIRGKVIGALRIYHSTVLDLSEEDLSFLQVLAHNVGMALMYFRLSTTVKEIKDSVNEIHPIWL; this is encoded by the coding sequence ATGTCTTTTCAAAATAAAATAGATCTGGATACGTATAAGCTTATTATCGAAACATTTACGAATTCAGATGATTTAACAGTAATGGGTTCCCAACTCACAAGCCTGTTGATCGGTGCAACAGGTGCAAAGGGAGCTACGTTGTTTATTTTGAATACTGAAAAAGAGGAGCTTGAAATCCTTGCTACAGAAGGGTTGAGTCCTAATTATGTGAACAAGGGTCCTATTTTGGTTGATCAAAGCATTACGCATGAAGCAAACCAAAAGCCTGTAATCGTAAAAGATATACAAAGCAGCGATGTCCTACAGTATCCTGAAAAGGCGATAGATGAAGGAATACGGTCCATTGTATCTCTTCCCATCAGTATCAGAGGGAAAGTGATCGGCGCTCTTAGAATTTATCATTCAACGGTACTGGACCTTTCGGAGGAGGATCTTTCTTTTCTACAGGTATTGGCTCATAATGTCGGTATGGCGCTAATGTATTTCAGACTTTCAACCACAGTTAAGGAAATAAAAGATAGCGTCAATGAAATACACCCTATTTGGTTATAA
- a CDS encoding iron-containing alcohol dehydrogenase family protein — translation MFRNFKLVPNILFGRGCFAQLDEVVGGRRKSGEDWAVFVVDDVFKGKDLEKRIPLHDNDFLLWVNVADEPKTGYVDKLTLETKNFNSTLPCAVIGIGGGSAMDLAKSVSLMLTNEGSSTEYQGWDLIKHPAVWHAAVPTISGTGAEVSRTAVLTGPDKKLGLNSDYTVFDQVILDPELTTGVPKDQHFYTGMDCYIHCIESLQGTYINEFSKAYGEKSLDLCRQVFVDNHPDSADKLMMASFFGGMSIAYSQVGACHALSYGLAYVLGTHHGVGCCITFDTLDEYYPDGVKEFRSIMEKTGVDIPRGLTKDLTGDQMETMISVALNLDPLWENCLGKDWKTIMTRDKARSLFEKM, via the coding sequence ATGTTTAGGAACTTTAAGCTGGTCCCCAATATTCTTTTCGGCCGGGGCTGTTTTGCCCAGCTTGACGAGGTCGTGGGCGGCCGGCGCAAGTCCGGTGAAGACTGGGCTGTTTTTGTTGTGGATGATGTATTTAAAGGCAAAGACCTTGAAAAACGCATCCCTTTGCATGACAACGATTTTCTTTTGTGGGTCAATGTAGCCGATGAACCCAAAACAGGGTATGTGGACAAGCTGACCCTGGAAACAAAAAACTTCAATTCAACCCTGCCCTGTGCCGTCATCGGTATTGGGGGCGGATCGGCCATGGACCTCGCCAAATCCGTTTCTTTGATGCTCACCAACGAGGGATCATCCACCGAGTACCAGGGATGGGATCTGATCAAACACCCGGCTGTATGGCATGCCGCCGTACCGACTATTTCCGGCACAGGTGCCGAAGTCTCCCGGACGGCTGTTCTCACAGGGCCCGATAAAAAGCTGGGCTTGAACTCCGACTATACGGTATTTGACCAAGTGATTCTGGACCCGGAACTGACCACAGGCGTGCCCAAGGACCAGCACTTTTACACTGGCATGGACTGCTATATCCACTGCATTGAATCTTTGCAGGGCACATATATCAATGAATTTTCCAAGGCCTATGGTGAAAAATCGTTGGATCTTTGCCGCCAGGTCTTTGTGGATAATCACCCGGACTCGGCCGACAAACTGATGATGGCATCCTTTTTCGGTGGTATGAGCATTGCGTACTCCCAGGTTGGTGCCTGCCATGCCCTCTCCTATGGCCTGGCCTATGTGCTCGGCACCCATCACGGCGTGGGCTGCTGCATCACCTTTGACACCCTGGATGAATATTATCCCGACGGTGTGAAAGAATTTCGGTCCATTATGGAAAAAACCGGGGTGGATATTCCCAGGGGTCTGACCAAGGATCTTACCGGAGACCAGATGGAGACCATGATCAGTGTGGCTCTGAATCTTGATCCGCTCTGGGAAAACTGCCTGGGCAAGGACTGGAAAACCATCATGACCCGTGATAAAGCACGCAGCCTTTTTGAAAAGATGTAA
- a CDS encoding NAD(P)H-dependent oxidoreductase, producing the protein MKYLVVTAHPLSKSLCKLLTDHVIEKLTAMGHDVVVEDLYAEKFAPSLTEAERKSYYDNSYDSSKISEQTKRLLEADGLILIFPTWWFSFPAILKGWFDRVWGPGIAYNHAQDFGPICPRLKKLKKTLVITTLGAPWWVDRLIMWQPVKRVIKIAILGTCAPKSSLEYLSLYKSEKLNEELIGKFKQKIDKIIGKWKV; encoded by the coding sequence ATGAAATATCTCGTTGTAACAGCCCATCCGCTCTCAAAAAGTCTTTGTAAGCTATTGACCGATCATGTCATAGAAAAACTTACTGCGATGGGACATGACGTGGTGGTCGAAGATCTATATGCTGAAAAATTTGCGCCTTCATTGACTGAAGCTGAACGAAAATCCTATTACGACAATTCGTATGACTCTTCAAAAATTTCTGAACAAACAAAGAGGCTATTAGAAGCAGATGGTCTTATTCTGATTTTTCCAACTTGGTGGTTCAGCTTTCCAGCTATATTAAAAGGCTGGTTTGATCGTGTTTGGGGACCTGGTATTGCCTACAATCACGCACAAGATTTTGGCCCAATTTGCCCCCGCTTAAAAAAATTAAAAAAGACACTAGTGATAACAACCCTGGGAGCCCCTTGGTGGGTTGACCGGCTAATCATGTGGCAACCAGTAAAAAGAGTTATCAAGATCGCAATTTTAGGAACATGTGCCCCGAAAAGCTCATTGGAATATTTATCACTCTATAAGAGTGAAAAGCTCAATGAAGAGCTCATTGGTAAATTCAAACAAAAAATCGACAAAATTATTGGCAAATGGAAAGTGTAA
- a CDS encoding transposase → MKESIIRNQSSAKEKQQVRCCHCSSSLTIRNGTYPRNHPQDDTEIRVQRYLCKSPLCPWKSFSVLPESIMPVVRHTLEAICCCAAMVSAGMNQAQTARFFGCTRGVAKRLRIFSQKFMPWFSREKTVAEWGPDPPSFWPDFTRDVSQSFFPGRWVKLPSTQNIHC, encoded by the coding sequence ATGAAAGAAAGCATAATAAGAAATCAGTCATCTGCCAAGGAAAAACAACAGGTTCGTTGCTGCCATTGTTCGAGTTCTTTGACCATCCGCAACGGAACCTATCCGCGAAATCATCCCCAAGACGACACAGAAATAAGGGTTCAGCGCTATTTGTGCAAATCGCCCCTGTGTCCATGGAAAAGTTTTTCTGTTCTTCCTGAATCCATCATGCCGGTCGTCCGTCACACCCTTGAGGCGATATGCTGCTGCGCAGCCATGGTCAGTGCCGGAATGAACCAGGCACAGACGGCAAGATTCTTTGGGTGCACCCGGGGTGTTGCTAAACGGCTCAGGATCTTTTCTCAAAAATTCATGCCCTGGTTTTCCCGGGAAAAGACTGTTGCCGAATGGGGGCCGGATCCGCCCTCCTTCTGGCCGGACTTTACCAGGGATGTTTCCCAGAGTTTTTTCCCTGGAAGATGGGTTAAATTACCATCAACACAAAACATACATTGTTAA
- a CDS encoding DegT/DnrJ/EryC1/StrS family aminotransferase gives MPGFELFSDEERKQVNDVLETGVLFRYGFEGARNGHFKALEFEKKLAQITGAGFSHLCSSGTAALCTALAACGIGAGDEVIVPPFTFVATFEAVIQAGAIPVFAEIDQTLCLDPDRLEAAVTPRTKAVVPVHMCGAMARIDEIKAFCDKKGLVLLEDACQSLGANFKGGHLGTFGKAGCFSFDSVKTVTCGEGGGIITNDEDIYTRCHQYADHGHDHLGGPDRGADDHPIMGTNYRISELNAAVGLAQLGKLDRILEIQKKNKAAIKDAMKNIEGVTFRELPDPDGDSATFLSFFMPTQDQAEQAAKKLAENGAPCAYWYNNNWHYYKKWHHLKEMKRAAKLPFELSADLPDYAGLTLEQSEDIMKRTLSMQIMLSWTADDMEKRIQAILTALK, from the coding sequence ATGCCTGGTTTTGAATTATTTTCAGATGAGGAACGTAAACAGGTCAATGATGTACTGGAAACAGGCGTTTTATTTAGATACGGATTTGAAGGGGCCAGAAACGGCCATTTTAAAGCCTTGGAATTTGAAAAAAAACTGGCCCAAATAACAGGGGCCGGGTTCAGCCATCTATGTTCCAGCGGAACCGCAGCCCTTTGTACGGCCCTTGCGGCCTGCGGCATCGGTGCCGGGGACGAAGTCATTGTACCGCCGTTTACCTTTGTAGCCACATTTGAAGCCGTGATTCAGGCCGGTGCAATACCTGTGTTTGCAGAGATCGATCAGACGTTGTGCCTGGACCCGGATCGTCTGGAAGCGGCAGTGACACCCCGGACCAAAGCCGTGGTGCCGGTACATATGTGCGGGGCCATGGCACGGATTGATGAGATCAAAGCCTTTTGCGATAAAAAAGGCCTGGTACTTTTGGAAGATGCCTGCCAGTCGCTGGGGGCAAATTTCAAGGGCGGCCACCTGGGCACCTTCGGCAAGGCCGGATGTTTCTCCTTTGACTCGGTTAAAACCGTGACCTGTGGTGAAGGCGGCGGCATTATCACCAATGATGAAGATATTTACACCCGGTGTCACCAGTATGCAGACCATGGCCATGACCACCTGGGCGGGCCGGACCGGGGTGCGGATGACCATCCCATCATGGGCACAAACTACAGGATATCCGAGCTCAATGCCGCGGTGGGACTTGCCCAGTTAGGCAAACTTGACCGTATCCTAGAGATCCAGAAAAAAAATAAAGCCGCCATCAAAGATGCCATGAAAAATATTGAGGGGGTTACCTTTCGCGAACTTCCCGACCCGGACGGGGATTCGGCCACATTTTTGAGCTTTTTTATGCCCACCCAGGATCAGGCCGAACAGGCGGCAAAAAAACTTGCGGAAAACGGTGCCCCGTGTGCTTACTGGTACAACAACAACTGGCATTACTATAAAAAATGGCACCATCTCAAGGAGATGAAACGTGCCGCAAAACTTCCCTTTGAACTGAGTGCGGATCTGCCGGATTATGCCGGACTTACACTGGAACAGAGTGAAGATATTATGAAACGGACGCTGTCCATGCAGATTATGCTCTCCTGGACCGCCGATGATATGGAAAAACGTATACAGGCGATATTAACCGCTTTAAAGTAA
- the tyrS gene encoding tyrosine--tRNA ligase has product MSVLSILKERGFIDATTHTQELEEYLENNRATCYIGFDPTASSLHVGSLVCIMALAHMQREGHRPIGLVGGGTGLIGDPSGKTELRKVLTQDQIDENKAGIRKQLSRFIDFSEDKALMLDNAAWLTQLEYIAFLRDIGRHFSINKMIKAESVKSRMESEDGLTFIEFNYMLLQAYDFMELAKTHDCLLQMGGSDQWGNIVAGIDLVRRTLGKQAFGITFPLITTASGIKMGKTHKGAVWLDPERFSPYEYYQFWVNTDDLDVARFLALFTFIPMEEIELVKKLTGADLNKAKTILAYEATKIAHGEDEAQKSLKSAASMFGSIEVPSDLLPSASIPRGTLAGGMDESVPTSTFDKTDVVAKMFVVDLFCDSGLCKSKSDARRLVKQGGAYINGERLGSFEQVVTVDDVNDSEIMLRAGKKKYHKIILK; this is encoded by the coding sequence ATGAGTGTTTTATCTATTTTAAAAGAACGTGGATTTATTGACGCAACTACCCATACCCAGGAACTGGAAGAGTATCTGGAAAACAATCGGGCTACCTGCTATATCGGTTTTGATCCAACCGCTTCAAGTTTGCATGTCGGAAGCTTGGTGTGCATCATGGCTTTGGCTCACATGCAGCGGGAGGGCCATCGGCCAATTGGGCTTGTCGGCGGCGGGACTGGGCTTATTGGTGACCCATCAGGTAAGACCGAATTACGTAAGGTGCTTACCCAAGATCAGATTGATGAAAATAAGGCCGGTATCCGCAAACAATTATCCCGGTTTATAGATTTTTCTGAAGATAAGGCCTTGATGCTTGATAATGCTGCCTGGCTTACCCAGTTGGAGTACATTGCCTTTTTAAGGGATATCGGCAGGCACTTTTCCATAAACAAAATGATCAAGGCCGAAAGTGTTAAATCCAGAATGGAATCAGAAGACGGCCTGACCTTTATTGAATTTAACTATATGTTGCTCCAGGCCTATGATTTCATGGAGCTTGCCAAAACCCATGATTGCCTGCTCCAGATGGGGGGGAGTGATCAGTGGGGCAATATTGTGGCCGGGATTGATCTTGTCCGGCGTACCCTTGGCAAGCAGGCCTTTGGAATCACGTTTCCTTTAATTACCACTGCCTCGGGCATAAAAATGGGCAAAACCCATAAAGGAGCTGTCTGGCTCGATCCTGAACGATTCTCCCCCTATGAATATTATCAGTTCTGGGTAAATACCGATGACCTGGATGTGGCAAGATTTTTAGCGCTATTTACCTTTATCCCCATGGAAGAGATCGAATTGGTCAAAAAACTGACAGGCGCGGATTTAAATAAAGCCAAAACCATTCTTGCATATGAAGCAACTAAGATTGCCCATGGTGAAGATGAGGCTCAGAAATCCCTTAAATCTGCTGCCTCTATGTTTGGGTCCATTGAGGTGCCTTCTGATCTTTTACCTTCTGCGAGTATTCCCAGGGGAACCCTTGCCGGCGGTATGGACGAATCTGTGCCCACCAGCACCTTTGATAAAACGGATGTGGTCGCTAAAATGTTTGTGGTTGATCTGTTTTGTGATTCAGGGCTGTGTAAATCTAAATCCGATGCCCGTCGTCTCGTTAAGCAGGGCGGGGCTTATATCAATGGTGAAAGGCTTGGGTCGTTTGAACAAGTCGTAACTGTTGATGACGTAAATGACTCTGAAATCATGCTCAGGGCCGGCAAGAAAAAATATCATAAAATTATTTTAAAATAA
- a CDS encoding universal stress protein gives MTISRVLVPLNFMSNDEKSLVFAIQKYSHDKDAMITLFHAYTPVPEFDVRNNPIMEKMSGNLSYLKQCQEAREKELHKAKETLVMGGFEASQVDYIFMSLKSNIANDIISLVREKKFNVVVMNRTPNKIVKFFMRSVSKKVSDRLKGAAEVYILN, from the coding sequence ATGACTATAAGCCGTGTATTAGTTCCTTTAAACTTTATGTCCAATGACGAGAAGTCGCTGGTATTTGCTATTCAAAAGTATTCGCATGATAAGGATGCTATGATTACGCTGTTCCACGCCTACACCCCGGTCCCTGAATTTGACGTTCGGAACAATCCCATCATGGAAAAAATGTCAGGCAATCTGTCTTATTTGAAACAATGTCAGGAAGCCAGAGAAAAAGAGCTGCACAAGGCAAAGGAAACTTTGGTGATGGGTGGATTTGAGGCTTCTCAGGTGGATTATATTTTTATGTCGCTAAAAAGTAATATTGCAAACGATATTATTAGCTTGGTCAGGGAAAAAAAATTCAATGTTGTGGTGATGAACCGTACACCTAATAAAATTGTCAAATTTTTTATGAGAAGCGTTTCTAAAAAGGTATCTGATCGCTTAAAAGGTGCTGCTGAAGTTTATATTTTAAATTGA
- a CDS encoding DDE-type integrase/transposase/recombinase, with protein sequence MPIPDPADLAVWRYGIISSLLHRNEEVETMEEALIRIAGVQYRRPDGQFVSFSPETLRKWFYRYRNGGLPALNDAQRKNTGTHHAVPRAISDRLFQLRQEHPRWTFARLIEQLVQDKVWDMQSPARSTLYRFARTCNLQRDPHLTVHDPARPFQYQFFGQMWTADFLHGPKIRVNSQKRKTYLHAIIDDATRYVVHAGFFTSEGTEVMMMALMATVRTHGKPRRFYTDNGACYASKHLKFVCANLGIHLIHTPPGQPRGRGKVERFFRTVRDQFLEGKNAPAHTLDGLNKAFSQWLSTYHRRIHSSLGMTPLQKRLGHQSACIPLPETIDIEPLFRMKRRCKVYLNNTVKLKKRSYEVADALPGQRLDIWFMPWNLDRIWYGPEMKPAKPIDPIQNAYRGR encoded by the coding sequence ATGCCAATACCTGACCCAGCCGATCTCGCTGTCTGGCGATACGGCATTATCAGCAGTCTTCTTCATCGAAATGAAGAGGTAGAGACCATGGAGGAGGCACTGATCAGAATTGCCGGAGTTCAGTATCGCCGGCCTGACGGTCAATTTGTGTCCTTTTCTCCGGAAACCTTAAGAAAATGGTTTTATCGTTATCGGAACGGCGGCCTGCCGGCGTTAAACGATGCCCAAAGAAAAAACACCGGCACCCACCATGCCGTACCCAGGGCGATCTCGGACCGATTGTTTCAACTGCGGCAGGAACATCCCAGATGGACTTTTGCCCGTTTGATCGAACAGCTGGTTCAGGATAAAGTCTGGGATATGCAGTCTCCGGCCCGTTCCACGCTTTATCGCTTTGCCCGGACATGCAACCTTCAACGAGATCCCCATTTGACGGTGCATGATCCGGCTCGGCCCTTTCAATATCAGTTCTTTGGTCAAATGTGGACTGCAGACTTTCTTCACGGCCCAAAGATCAGAGTGAACAGCCAAAAACGCAAAACCTATCTGCATGCCATTATTGACGATGCCACAAGATATGTGGTTCATGCCGGTTTTTTTACCAGTGAGGGCACCGAGGTAATGATGATGGCACTGATGGCCACCGTTCGAACCCATGGCAAGCCGCGTCGGTTCTATACGGACAACGGGGCCTGTTACGCAAGCAAGCATCTTAAATTTGTTTGTGCCAACCTGGGTATCCATCTGATCCATACGCCGCCGGGCCAACCCAGGGGAAGGGGTAAAGTGGAACGATTCTTCCGGACCGTCCGGGATCAGTTCCTTGAGGGCAAAAATGCCCCGGCCCATACTCTGGACGGGTTGAACAAGGCCTTTTCACAATGGCTGTCGACTTATCATCGGCGTATTCACAGCAGCCTGGGCATGACCCCTTTGCAGAAACGGCTTGGGCATCAAAGTGCCTGCATCCCTCTACCGGAAACGATTGATATCGAGCCTTTATTTAGAATGAAGCGCCGGTGCAAAGTTTACCTGAATAATACCGTCAAGCTTAAAAAGCGGTCCTATGAGGTGGCAGACGCCTTACCCGGCCAGCGCCTCGACATCTGGTTTATGCCATGGAACCTTGACCGAATCTGGTACGGACCGGAAATGAAACCGGCCAAACCAATTGATCCCATCCAAAACGCATATAGAGGGAGGTAA
- a CDS encoding AAA family ATPase, translating into MQDTHTIEQAPMADFFGWKYHPFADTYEQRKLWLPKEDLRKLDTIKRLLHHGKSTALCGPSGTGKTTLIHALVSDLDRNAYLPVMLPYAGHPRNGLTRILAQTLGVDIKSRGMPLITRVQQHIESLSNQANSRHPVLIVDDAQRIESDSLWDLCSLLVQTLQQRSAASLILVGDDSLLRQLRLYAMAPIRSRLTGIMKINAMNEYETQHFIESRLKNAQAPSDLFTKEAMDLIASSTRGNRRGVMNMATICLEEAYYHNEKNVTAELIYNSEWFNESE; encoded by the coding sequence ATGCAAGACACCCATACCATAGAACAGGCGCCCATGGCCGATTTTTTTGGCTGGAAGTACCATCCCTTTGCCGACACCTATGAACAGCGCAAACTCTGGCTACCCAAAGAGGACCTGCGCAAACTCGATACCATAAAACGTTTGCTGCACCATGGCAAAAGCACCGCACTGTGCGGCCCTTCAGGGACCGGAAAAACCACCTTGATTCATGCATTGGTATCGGATCTGGATCGAAATGCATACCTCCCGGTTATGCTGCCCTATGCCGGTCATCCAAGAAACGGACTGACACGCATTCTTGCCCAGACCCTCGGGGTGGATATAAAAAGCCGGGGAATGCCTTTGATTACAAGGGTTCAGCAGCATATTGAATCCTTATCCAACCAGGCCAACTCACGTCATCCGGTGCTGATCGTCGATGATGCTCAGCGCATCGAATCCGACTCCCTCTGGGATCTTTGTTCTCTTCTGGTCCAAACCTTACAACAGAGAAGCGCAGCCTCTCTTATCCTTGTCGGGGACGACTCTCTGCTCAGGCAACTTCGACTTTATGCAATGGCACCGATACGATCCCGGCTCACCGGCATTATGAAAATCAATGCCATGAACGAGTATGAAACCCAGCATTTTATCGAAAGCCGTCTTAAAAATGCACAAGCTCCATCGGACCTGTTTACCAAAGAAGCAATGGATTTGATCGCAAGTTCCACCCGGGGAAACAGACGGGGCGTAATGAATATGGCGACGATCTGTCTTGAGGAGGCCTATTATCACAATGAAAAAAATGTGACTGCCGAGCTCATTTACAACTCGGAATGGTTCAACGAATCTGAGTGA
- a CDS encoding addiction module antidote protein: protein MTLEIKPFDIAEHLNTPEDIRNFLQEVLDTGDESDFIHALSTAARAMGMTEVAKKAGVTRASLYKSLSENGNPGFITISKVTKALGCKLGVA, encoded by the coding sequence GTGACCCTTGAAATAAAACCATTTGACATTGCAGAGCACTTGAACACACCGGAAGATATCAGGAATTTTTTACAGGAAGTTCTTGATACAGGAGATGAATCCGATTTTATACACGCATTAAGTACGGCGGCCCGTGCCATGGGCATGACTGAAGTGGCCAAAAAAGCAGGTGTCACCCGGGCAAGCCTTTATAAATCACTGTCTGAAAACGGAAACCCGGGGTTCATTACGATCAGCAAAGTCACCAAGGCTCTGGGATGCAAATTAGGTGTAGCATAA
- the kdsB gene encoding 3-deoxy-manno-octulosonate cytidylyltransferase, with translation MPIAVIPARFGSSRLGGKPLVDIAGKPMIQRVFEQTQKSSVVTRTIVATDDERIVNAVKAFGGEALMTSDTCRSGTDRVAETAKMLGAEDDDIIINIQGDQPVFNPKSLDDLIRPFKAVTGLAMSTLAYKIQNPREITDPKDVKVVFNHQGFAMYFSRAQIPYPRDGQTDVDYYKHLGFYAYTKSFLDQIVTLDSGTCEQVEKLEQLRVLEYGFPIKVAVTQYDSPEIDLPEDIERVEATLR, from the coding sequence ATGCCCATTGCAGTGATTCCAGCGCGTTTCGGTTCCAGTCGGCTCGGCGGCAAGCCCTTGGTTGATATCGCAGGCAAGCCCATGATCCAGCGGGTGTTTGAGCAAACCCAGAAATCATCCGTGGTGACAAGAACCATTGTTGCCACGGATGATGAACGCATTGTCAATGCCGTAAAAGCATTTGGCGGAGAAGCCTTAATGACTTCGGACACCTGCCGGTCAGGTACGGACCGAGTTGCGGAAACCGCCAAAATGCTGGGGGCGGAAGACGATGATATCATCATCAACATCCAGGGAGACCAACCCGTGTTTAATCCCAAGAGCCTTGATGATTTGATCCGGCCTTTTAAAGCGGTGACCGGGCTTGCCATGTCCACCCTGGCGTATAAAATCCAGAACCCAAGGGAAATCACGGATCCTAAGGATGTAAAGGTCGTCTTCAATCACCAGGGCTTTGCCATGTATTTTTCCCGGGCCCAGATTCCCTATCCCCGGGACGGACAAACGGATGTGGATTATTATAAGCATCTAGGATTTTACGCGTATACCAAATCTTTTTTAGACCAAATTGTCACCCTTGACAGCGGCACCTGCGAGCAGGTGGAAAAGCTGGAGCAGCTTAGGGTGCTGGAATATGGCTTTCCCATAAAAGTGGCTGTCACCCAATATGATTCACCGGAGATTGATCTGCCTGAAGATATTGAACGTGTTGAAGCGACACTGCGCTGA
- a CDS encoding type II toxin-antitoxin system RelE/ParE family toxin translates to MNYELKSTGQYDKWFRKLKDASAKIKILARLSRIENGNFGDHKQIDTTLYELRFFFGPGYMVYYTIHGTTVVLLLAGGDKSTQQKDIQAAKNMLIEMEE, encoded by the coding sequence ATGAATTACGAACTGAAAAGCACAGGGCAATATGACAAATGGTTCAGGAAGCTGAAAGATGCGTCTGCTAAAATCAAAATACTGGCCCGGCTGAGCCGTATTGAAAACGGAAATTTCGGGGATCACAAACAAATTGATACAACCCTTTATGAACTGCGCTTTTTCTTCGGTCCAGGATATATGGTTTACTACACAATCCATGGAACCACCGTTGTGCTGCTGCTGGCCGGCGGCGATAAATCCACCCAGCAGAAAGATATCCAAGCAGCCAAAAACATGCTTATAGAAATGGAGGAATAA